Proteins found in one Panicum hallii strain FIL2 chromosome 4, PHallii_v3.1, whole genome shotgun sequence genomic segment:
- the LOC112890668 gene encoding uncharacterized protein LOC112890668 encodes MIPDIQRFLPLVDRSTVITTNHREDYFFGHSLPTAIPGKLLRQPQNLVVVELILSTPILFTARIHFRLFFSTTKATPRYDYFCDGTYKFSQEFTKDMSEDQVNVTKEYRKPRTKVRKMLTFLTSDPPIKV; translated from the exons atgatccccGACATTCAACGGTTCTTgcccctcgtggatcgctcaaccgttATAACCACGAATCACCGCGAAGattacttcttcggccattctctacccactgcaattcccGGCAAGCTACTTCGTCAACCACAgaatctcgtcgtcgtcgagctcatcttatcgacgccaatcctattcaccgcgagaattcacttccgtttgttcttctccacgactaaggctaccccaag atacgactacttctgcgacggtacctacaagtttTCCCAGGAATTTACGAAGGATAtgtctgaagatcaagtgaacgtcaccaaggaatatcgcaagccccgaaccaaagttcggaagatgttaacatttctgacttcagacccaccaataaag gtatag